A window from Cryobacterium sp. SO1 encodes these proteins:
- the rpsI gene encoding 30S ribosomal protein S9 translates to MAKIADQIDATPESYSTETPAEVATKAPRAVLNVPGAAVGRRKQAIARVRIVPGAGKIVVNGRELDDYFPNKLHQQLINDPFKVLDLLGSYDVIARITGGGPSGQAGALRLGIARSLNQIDEENNRAILKKAGFLNRDARVKERKKAGLKKARKAPQFSKR, encoded by the coding sequence GTGGCGAAGATCGCAGACCAGATTGACGCAACTCCCGAGAGCTACTCCACCGAGACTCCCGCTGAAGTTGCAACCAAGGCGCCCCGCGCCGTCCTCAACGTTCCCGGCGCAGCCGTGGGCCGTCGCAAGCAGGCCATCGCCCGCGTGCGCATCGTTCCCGGCGCCGGCAAGATCGTCGTCAACGGGCGCGAGCTCGACGACTACTTCCCGAACAAGCTCCACCAGCAGCTGATCAACGACCCGTTCAAGGTCCTCGACCTGCTCGGCAGCTACGACGTCATCGCCCGCATCACCGGTGGTGGCCCGTCCGGCCAGGCCGGCGCGCTGCGCCTCGGCATCGCCCGCTCGCTGAACCAGATCGACGAAGAGAACAACCGCGCCATCCTCAAGAAGGCCGGCTTCCTCAACCGTGACGCTCGCGTCAAGGAGCGCAAGAAGGCCGGACTCAAGAAGGCCCGTAAGGCGCCGCAGTTCTCGAAGCGCTAA
- the glmM gene encoding phosphoglucosamine mutase, with the protein MARLFGTDGVRGLANRDLTASLALGLAQASAVVLTSGRRAEERRAQGRRPVAVVARDPRISGEFITSAVAAGLASSGVDVLDAGVIPTPAAAFLIADIGADFGVMISASHNPAPDNGIKFFNFGGTKLPDDVEDRIEAVLAEDKLLTPIGGDVGRIRRFADAEDRYVVHLLGTLPHRLDGIHVVLDCAHGAAAGVSPQVFTDAGARVTVIGADPDGLNINDGVGSTHLDNLARAVLEHGADVGIAHDGDADRCLAVDRDGNIVDGDQIMAILAVSMAERGVLKDRTLVATVMSNLGLKKAMAANGITMIESKVGDRYVLEELDAHKLSLGGEQSGHVIMTKFATTGDGILTGLHIVAEMARTGKTLAELASVMKVFPQILVNVRGVDHHALAGDEVIAQAVRDAEIELGDTGRVLLRPSGTEPMVRVMVEAADQPTADRLAHSLADVVKNRLALPVA; encoded by the coding sequence ATGGCTCGACTATTTGGCACGGACGGCGTCCGGGGCCTGGCTAACCGTGATCTCACGGCTAGCCTGGCCCTGGGCCTCGCCCAGGCGAGCGCCGTAGTGCTCACCTCAGGCCGCCGCGCAGAGGAACGACGTGCCCAAGGCCGTCGCCCCGTTGCCGTGGTCGCCCGCGACCCCCGCATTTCCGGTGAATTCATCACCTCCGCCGTTGCAGCTGGCCTGGCCAGCTCCGGCGTCGACGTGCTGGATGCCGGCGTCATTCCGACGCCCGCCGCCGCATTCCTCATCGCCGACATCGGCGCAGACTTCGGCGTGATGATCTCCGCCTCGCACAACCCGGCGCCAGACAACGGCATCAAGTTCTTCAACTTCGGCGGCACCAAGCTGCCCGATGACGTCGAGGACCGCATTGAAGCTGTGCTCGCCGAAGACAAGCTGCTCACGCCGATCGGCGGCGACGTCGGCCGGATCCGCCGCTTCGCCGACGCCGAGGACCGCTACGTCGTGCACCTGCTCGGCACCCTGCCGCACCGGCTCGACGGCATCCACGTGGTGCTCGACTGCGCCCATGGCGCGGCGGCCGGCGTGTCCCCGCAGGTCTTCACGGATGCCGGGGCCCGGGTGACCGTGATCGGCGCCGACCCCGACGGCCTCAACATCAACGACGGCGTGGGCTCCACGCACCTCGACAACCTCGCCCGCGCGGTGCTCGAACACGGCGCCGACGTGGGTATCGCCCACGACGGCGACGCCGACCGGTGCCTGGCCGTGGACCGCGACGGCAACATCGTCGACGGCGACCAGATCATGGCGATCCTGGCCGTGTCGATGGCCGAGCGTGGTGTGCTCAAGGACCGCACCCTGGTGGCGACCGTGATGAGCAACCTGGGCCTGAAGAAGGCAATGGCCGCCAACGGCATCACCATGATCGAGTCGAAGGTGGGCGACCGCTACGTGCTCGAAGAACTCGACGCGCATAAGCTCTCCCTCGGCGGTGAGCAGAGCGGGCACGTCATTATGACCAAGTTCGCCACCACCGGGGACGGCATCCTCACCGGGCTGCACATCGTGGCGGAGATGGCCCGCACCGGCAAGACCCTCGCCGAATTGGCCAGCGTCATGAAGGTGTTCCCGCAGATCCTCGTGAACGTGCGCGGCGTGGACCACCACGCCCTCGCCGGCGACGAGGTCATCGCCCAGGCGGTGCGCGACGCCGAGATCGAGTTGGGCGACACCGGCCGGGTGCTGCTGCGACCCTCGGGCACCGAGCCGATGGTGCGGGTGATGGTGGAAGCCGCCGACCAGCCCACCGCGGACCGTCTGGCGCACTCGCTGGCCGACGTCGTGAAGAACCGCCTGGCCCTGCCCGTCGCCTGA
- a CDS encoding acyltransferase family protein → MTSSLRIAPRSPATALSTGGPAGGRLSGLDGLRGLAVTLVVVYHLFPPVLRGGFIGVDIFFVISGFLITGLIVAERDRTGRFSPRRFWLHRARRLLPALVPLVLLACTTAWLIGGDVLVGLGWKLLGAATFSYNWVSTAANTSYFGSGQPELFRNLWSLAVEEQFYLLWPLLLLLLVRIRRPGLRLALVGTLALASAVWMGVAYQPGADPSRVYYGSDTHSFGLLIGAALALLLRPLGRAVSLREAATGTPAAATGRAVAATRAWWGAGALAGLLAAAIWLPDNAAGTYRGGLLLVSLASAVAIWAGVAGGRFGRMLDAAPLRYLGERSYGLYLWHWPLLVLLQLVAPFGRGNVVATGMLTLLLAVAAAAISYRWLEMPIRRHGLRGAVGLVRDRVFWAGDPAGATGSAGATGPAGAAAADHAGPTDPAAATGPADTTNHARATAPASATGHAGPTDPAGATGRAAATGPAGATWPAAAAGPAGASRRRRPVAVLAMATAGVLLLLAGTVASVVAAPTVTTAQAEVLRGQQALERAAKAAAEQAAADAQAPGEAAEASRGSNITAVGDSVMLASAVELQTEFPGIVIDAAVSRGMAAAPKLLAEQRAAGTLRPVVLLGLGTNGPIDPDDLSAIMGVIGPSRELIVVNAFAERDWTLGVNTELATFSARRSQVVLADWSGAIAPHVDVLAADGIHPGPTGGGIYADTVATALERLPGAPQSRAPGADTLQAFRVR, encoded by the coding sequence ATGACCAGTTCCCTTCGCATCGCGCCCCGCTCCCCCGCCACAGCCCTCTCGACCGGCGGCCCGGCCGGTGGGCGGCTCAGCGGCCTGGACGGGCTGCGCGGCCTCGCGGTCACCCTCGTCGTGGTGTACCACCTGTTTCCGCCGGTGCTCCGGGGCGGCTTCATCGGCGTTGATATCTTCTTCGTGATCAGCGGGTTCCTCATCACCGGTCTGATCGTGGCAGAACGGGACCGCACCGGCCGGTTCTCGCCCAGGCGATTCTGGTTGCACCGCGCCCGTCGGCTGCTGCCGGCGCTGGTGCCCCTGGTGCTGCTGGCCTGCACGACCGCCTGGCTGATCGGCGGCGACGTGCTGGTGGGCCTGGGTTGGAAGCTGCTGGGCGCCGCGACATTCAGCTACAACTGGGTGTCCACCGCCGCCAACACCAGCTACTTCGGCTCGGGTCAACCGGAACTGTTCCGCAACCTCTGGTCGCTGGCCGTCGAGGAGCAGTTCTACCTGCTGTGGCCGCTGCTGTTGCTGCTCCTCGTGCGGATCCGCCGGCCGGGCCTCCGACTGGCCCTGGTGGGCACGCTCGCTCTCGCGTCGGCGGTGTGGATGGGCGTGGCCTACCAGCCCGGCGCCGACCCCAGCCGGGTGTACTACGGCTCGGACACCCACAGTTTCGGTCTGCTCATCGGCGCCGCCCTGGCCCTGCTGCTGCGCCCGCTCGGGCGAGCAGTGTCGCTCCGCGAGGCGGCGACCGGCACCCCGGCGGCGGCGACCGGCCGCGCGGTGGCCGCGACCCGAGCCTGGTGGGGCGCGGGCGCCCTGGCCGGCCTGCTCGCCGCGGCGATCTGGCTGCCCGACAACGCCGCCGGCACCTACCGCGGCGGCCTCCTGCTGGTGAGCCTCGCCTCCGCCGTGGCGATCTGGGCGGGTGTGGCCGGCGGCCGGTTCGGGCGGATGCTCGACGCCGCCCCGCTCCGCTACCTCGGTGAACGCTCCTACGGTCTGTACCTCTGGCACTGGCCGCTGCTGGTGCTGCTGCAGCTCGTGGCGCCGTTCGGCCGCGGAAACGTCGTCGCCACCGGCATGCTCACGCTGCTGCTGGCCGTGGCCGCCGCCGCGATCTCGTACCGTTGGCTCGAGATGCCGATCCGCCGGCACGGCCTGCGGGGCGCGGTGGGGCTGGTGCGCGATCGGGTGTTCTGGGCGGGCGACCCCGCCGGGGCGACTGGCTCCGCGGGCGCGACCGGCCCGGCGGGCGCAGCTGCAGCCGACCACGCCGGCCCGACCGACCCCGCGGCAGCGACCGGCCCGGCGGACACGACCAACCACGCGCGCGCAACCGCCCCCGCAAGTGCGACCGGCCACGCCGGCCCGACCGACCCCGCGGGTGCGACCGGCCGGGCGGCCGCGACCGGCCCTGCTGGTGCGACTTGGCCGGCGGCCGCGGCCGGCCCCGCCGGCGCGAGTCGTCGGCGCCGCCCCGTGGCGGTGCTGGCGATGGCGACCGCCGGCGTGCTGCTGTTGCTGGCGGGCACCGTCGCATCCGTGGTCGCCGCGCCCACAGTCACGACCGCGCAGGCCGAGGTGTTGCGCGGTCAGCAGGCGTTGGAAAGGGCCGCGAAGGCCGCGGCGGAGCAGGCCGCCGCCGATGCCCAGGCCCCCGGGGAGGCGGCGGAAGCCAGCAGGGGCTCGAACATCACGGCCGTCGGCGACTCTGTGATGCTGGCCTCCGCGGTCGAGCTGCAGACCGAGTTCCCCGGAATCGTGATCGACGCGGCCGTGTCCCGCGGCATGGCAGCCGCTCCGAAGCTTCTCGCCGAGCAACGGGCAGCAGGCACCCTGCGCCCCGTGGTGCTGTTGGGTCTCGGCACAAACGGTCCCATCGACCCGGACGACCTCTCCGCAATCATGGGGGTGATCGGGCCCTCCCGTGAGCTGATCGTGGTGAACGCGTTCGCGGAGCGGGACTGGACCCTCGGCGTCAACACCGAGCTCGCGACCTTCTCCGCCCGCCGCAGCCAAGTGGTGCTGGCCGACTGGAGCGGCGCCATCGCCCCGCACGTCGACGTGCTCGCCGCCGACGGCATCCACCCCGGCCCCACCGGCGGGGGGATCTACGCCGACACCGTGGCCACGGCCCTTGAGCGCCTGCCCGGCGCCCCACAGAGCCGCGCCCCCGGCGCCGACACCCTGCAGGCGTTCCGCGTCCGCTGA
- the rplM gene encoding 50S ribosomal protein L13: MTRTYTPKASELQHDWVVIDATDIILGRLASHAAILLRGKHKATFSPHMDGGDFVIIINAEKIALTGKKLDLKMAYRHSGYPGGLTATNYSEMLEKHPTRAVEKAIRGMLPKNSLGRAQLLKLKVYAGPEHPHAAQQPKPYTLSQVAQ; this comes from the coding sequence GTGACGCGCACTTACACCCCCAAGGCAAGCGAACTCCAGCACGACTGGGTCGTCATCGATGCCACCGATATCATTCTGGGTCGGCTCGCCAGCCACGCCGCAATTCTTCTTCGTGGCAAGCACAAGGCGACCTTTTCCCCTCACATGGATGGTGGCGACTTCGTCATCATCATCAACGCCGAGAAGATTGCCCTCACCGGCAAGAAGCTTGACCTCAAGATGGCGTACCGCCACTCCGGTTACCCGGGCGGCCTCACGGCCACGAACTACTCGGAGATGCTCGAGAAGCACCCCACCCGTGCGGTAGAAAAGGCGATTCGCGGCATGCTGCCGAAGAACTCGCTCGGCCGTGCACAGCTGCTGAAGCTCAAGGTCTACGCAGGCCCCGAGCACCCGCACGCTGCGCAGCAGCCCAAGCCGTACACCCTCAGCCAGGTCGCTCAGTAG
- the truA gene encoding tRNA pseudouridine(38-40) synthase TruA produces the protein MPAPGSSRIRLDIAYDGTDFFGWATQPGYRTVQGQIEEGLAAILKRHQPTPALVVAGRTDSGVHALGQVAHFDLNPDQVDSLVRIKRGRGVPKHQTDLATMVQRRLGGILVTQPEIVIRRATLAPAGFDARFSALWRRYEYRISDTGALRDPLQRLRTTWHGFALDLAAMQEAAATLIGLHDFATYCKPRPGATTIRTLQSFEWRRDPDGVLVATLQADAFCHSMVRALVGACVSVGEGKLVGTRLVDLRIERARTSEFKVMQAHGLTLMEVGYPEDAGMAIRAAQTRARRELPDDDE, from the coding sequence ATGCCGGCACCCGGCTCCAGCCGCATCCGCCTGGACATCGCCTACGACGGCACCGACTTCTTCGGCTGGGCCACCCAGCCCGGTTACCGCACCGTGCAAGGCCAGATCGAGGAGGGCCTCGCCGCAATCCTCAAACGCCACCAGCCCACCCCTGCCCTCGTCGTCGCCGGCCGCACAGACTCCGGCGTGCACGCGCTGGGCCAGGTGGCCCACTTCGACCTGAACCCCGATCAGGTGGACAGCCTGGTGCGGATCAAGCGCGGCCGGGGAGTGCCCAAGCACCAGACCGACCTGGCCACGATGGTGCAGCGCCGGCTCGGCGGCATCCTGGTCACCCAGCCCGAAATCGTGATCCGCCGCGCCACCCTGGCACCGGCCGGGTTCGATGCCCGGTTCTCCGCCCTCTGGCGCCGCTACGAGTACCGCATCTCCGACACCGGGGCGCTGCGGGACCCGTTGCAGCGGTTGCGCACCACCTGGCACGGTTTCGCGTTGGACCTCGCCGCCATGCAGGAGGCCGCGGCCACCCTGATCGGGCTGCACGACTTCGCCACCTACTGCAAGCCGCGGCCCGGAGCCACGACCATCCGTACCCTGCAGTCCTTCGAGTGGCGGCGCGACCCCGACGGGGTGCTTGTGGCGACGCTACAGGCGGATGCGTTCTGCCACTCGATGGTGCGTGCCCTGGTGGGCGCCTGCGTGTCGGTGGGGGAGGGCAAACTGGTGGGCACCCGTCTGGTGGACCTCCGCATCGAACGGGCCCGCACCAGCGAGTTCAAGGTGATGCAGGCGCACGGCCTCACGCTCATGGAGGTGGGGTACCCGGAGGATGCTGGCATGGCCATCCGGGCCGCGCAGACTCGTGCCCGTCGCGAGCTGCCCGACGACGACGAGTGA